TTGCACATGAAGGCAGTCAGGCAAAAGCCGCAAGCAGACTTTTTATTCACCGCCATACAATGGCAAAGCGGCTCGAAAAAATCTGTGAATTGGGGAATTGGGATTTGGAAGATTATTATACACGTACCTATCTTTCGCTTTGCTTGATGCTGCATGATTATTATGGAGTTTAAAAATGCAGGAATCAATTAGGCTAAATTCAAATACTCAATTTATGGAAAAAGAATTATAAAAGAGAATTTATACAGATATAGAGAATAAAAGGGAAAATGCGGTGGACAAAAAGTCCATTTAAATCGCAAATTATGGACCAAAAGTTTACGGGATACAAAAAAGATTTCAATTTTAAAAAATATAGTTACTTCTTAACAAAATAAAAAAGAAGCAAAAAAATCGATTGACAAAGCGGATTATGTGCCGTATCATGTTATCAAACAAAGGCGTTGACCTCCTGGCTTACAGAAGGTCAACGCCTTTCGTTTATTTTTTAAAAGAGGAGGGCTACTTTGAACTTTGTTTCTATAAAATGAAAGCACAAAAATTTAACTTTTAAAGAGAGTGAATATTTAAACGATTATAGGATGCTGAAAAGAAAACGTTAAATTTTAAAATTGAATTTTATAGAGAGAAATAATTCATAATGGCGATTTTAAATCCGAAAAGTTATAAAAATGTGTATCCTGCTTTTTTTCGGAGAGAACAAAATTGCTCAAAGGCCCAAATCGTTTTATTTTGAAAATAGTGTCCGTTGGTTTTTATTTTTTGCTTCAAAGTTAAAGGAGGGTACATTATGAAAAAAATTCGCATTCTTGCACTTGCTCTTGCAGCAACGATGGTGACGGCGAGCGTGACCGGCTGCGGGAGTGGGAGCAGCTCAGGTTCTGCTTCCACGGCAGCAGCTTCTGGAGGAAGCATTAAGATCGGGTTAGTTGCTCCTCTTTCAGGAGACAGCGGCGTTATGGGCGAGAGCCAGCAGCACGGCTATGAGCTTGCAATCAATGAGATCAATGCAGCCGGCGGCGTCAATGGAAAGAAACTGGAATTAACCACTTATGATGATCAGGGCGATCCGCAGAAAGCAGCTTCCGGCGCTCAAAAGTTTGCGGATGATGAATCTATTTTGGCCATTGGCGGTTCCTGCAACTCTTCCGCTACTTTGGCGATGGCTCCGATTATAGATGCTGCAGGACTTCCGGATTTGGTTGTTAGCTCCAGTTCACCTGCTTTAACAGGCTGCAGCGACTATTTCTTCCGGATGGCTGTGCAGGATAACGCTGTTGGTCCGCAGATGGCACAGGCTTTGTTGGATCGGGGCAAAAAAAATATTGTAGTATTCTATCCGAATAACGATTATGGCACAGGCTTAAATACAAATTTGAAAAATTATATGGAGCAAAAAGGTGGAAAGGTACTTAACA
This genomic window from Caproicibacterium sp. BJN0003 contains:
- a CDS encoding ABC transporter substrate-binding protein — translated: MKKIRILALALAATMVTASVTGCGSGSSSGSASTAAASGGSIKIGLVAPLSGDSGVMGESQQHGYELAINEINAAGGVNGKKLELTTYDDQGDPQKAASGAQKFADDESILAIGGSCNSSATLAMAPIIDAAGLPDLVVSSSSPALTGCSDYFFRMAVQDNAVGPQMAQALLDRGKKNIVVFYPNNDYGTGLNTNLKNYMEQKGGKVLNSLTYLATDQDFTAQITTAKSLNPDAIALCGTPADSGLIIKQLKQNGVNVPIIGGTGLYNSKTVEIAGDSCEGIYVIGVYVANNPDQKVQDLVKKFQEKYGSVPDGFAALAYDQMYVIAEAAKKAGDKLSRDTLKDALKETNYNGVTGTVKFDSNNDWVRDYLTLTVKDGNFVMADK